The proteins below come from a single Antricoccus suffuscus genomic window:
- a CDS encoding NUDIX hydrolase yields the protein MSEAPAVPKHASTVLFVRDGSDGLEVYLVRRVKGMPFAGGMTAYPGGSVDPRDMDAHFKWVGPEPAEWAKSFTCDDQTARALVAAAVRETFEEAGVLLATEPDGDLVDVSGEEWETERLSLIDHSQSFADLLERRGLSLRADLLRPWAHWITPEREPRRFDTRFFLTSLPEGIAPRNVGGEADHAEWVKPGVAVEEGHSGARPMLPPTIQTLEDLARFSTVQEAMDGAPPRPITPIEPKIIKDGEVEYVELPDGTRTRTAIKIGKNRSVAD from the coding sequence ATGTCAGAAGCGCCCGCAGTTCCCAAACATGCCTCGACCGTTCTGTTTGTGCGAGACGGGAGCGATGGCCTTGAGGTTTACCTTGTCCGCCGCGTGAAAGGTATGCCCTTCGCCGGCGGCATGACGGCCTATCCGGGCGGCAGCGTCGACCCACGGGATATGGACGCGCACTTCAAGTGGGTAGGTCCCGAGCCCGCAGAATGGGCCAAGTCGTTCACGTGCGATGACCAGACCGCCCGCGCCCTCGTGGCGGCCGCCGTACGCGAGACCTTCGAGGAGGCCGGCGTCCTGCTCGCCACCGAACCCGACGGCGACCTCGTCGACGTCAGCGGCGAGGAATGGGAGACCGAGCGGCTCTCCTTGATCGACCACTCGCAGTCCTTCGCCGACCTGCTCGAACGCCGCGGCCTGTCGCTGCGCGCGGACCTGCTGCGGCCGTGGGCGCACTGGATCACGCCCGAGCGCGAACCTCGCCGGTTCGACACTCGGTTCTTCCTCACGTCCCTTCCAGAGGGCATCGCGCCGCGCAACGTCGGTGGCGAGGCGGACCATGCCGAATGGGTGAAGCCCGGGGTGGCCGTCGAAGAGGGGCACAGCGGAGCCCGGCCGATGCTTCCGCCGACGATCCAGACCCTCGAGGACCTTGCCCGGTTCTCGACCGTTCAAGAGGCGATGGACGGCGCTCCGCCGCGACCGATCACGCCGATCGAGCCGAAGATCATCAAAGATGGTGAGGTCGAGTACGTCGAACTACCGGACGGCACTCGCACCCGTACCGCAATCAAGATCGGCAAGAACCGTTCGGTTGCCGACTAA
- a CDS encoding MBL fold metallo-hydrolase, whose translation MSAEHPLYEVRRDVTPYASVVLANNPDHMTLDGTNTWLLRAPGNGEAIVIDPGPEDVKHLNVVGSEAGKVAHILLTHGHWDHSESARAFHEMTGAPVHALDPKHRYGSEGLGEGDVIEAAGVVVNVIGTPGHTADSLCFVLDDGEKQSVLTGDTILGRGTTVVAWPDGVLDDYLKSLERLKGYGAATVLPGHGPELPSAVDAATYYLKHRAQRLQQVRDAVAELGPDVEPRAVVEKVYADVDEKLWDAAELSVRAQLEYIKV comes from the coding sequence ATGTCTGCTGAGCATCCGCTCTACGAAGTACGCCGAGACGTCACGCCGTACGCCTCGGTCGTGCTGGCCAACAACCCCGACCACATGACGCTGGACGGCACCAACACCTGGCTGCTGCGTGCTCCCGGCAACGGCGAGGCGATCGTCATCGATCCCGGGCCCGAAGACGTCAAGCACCTCAACGTCGTCGGCTCCGAGGCCGGCAAGGTCGCGCACATCCTGCTCACCCATGGGCACTGGGATCACAGCGAGTCCGCCCGCGCGTTTCACGAGATGACCGGCGCTCCGGTGCACGCGCTCGACCCCAAGCATCGTTATGGCAGCGAGGGTCTCGGCGAAGGCGACGTGATCGAGGCCGCCGGCGTCGTCGTCAACGTGATCGGTACGCCGGGGCACACCGCCGACTCGTTGTGCTTCGTCCTCGACGATGGCGAGAAGCAGTCGGTGCTGACCGGCGACACGATCCTGGGTCGCGGCACAACGGTGGTGGCCTGGCCGGACGGCGTCCTCGATGACTATCTCAAGTCGCTCGAGCGCCTCAAGGGGTACGGCGCCGCCACGGTGCTGCCCGGTCACGGCCCGGAGCTGCCCTCGGCGGTCGATGCCGCGACGTACTACCTCAAACACCGCGCGCAGCGTCTGCAGCAGGTGCGCGACGCCGTCGCCGAGCTCGGACCCGATGTCGAGCCGCGTGCCGTGGTGGAGAAGGTCTACGCCGACGTAGACGAGAAGCTGTGGGACGCCGCGGAGCTTTCGGTGCGTGCCCAGTTGGAGTACATCAAGGTCTAA
- a CDS encoding indolepyruvate ferredoxin oxidoreductase family protein produces the protein MTTVHPRMNLKDRYRVEDGSIYLSGVQALVRLPMDVRRLDERAGRNSAAFVSGYEGSPLAGYDLELGRNRDLLEKYQIEFQPGLNEELAADSVEGSQLAPLMDTATKSGVAGFWYGKAPGLDRASDAIRHSNLGGTHPSGGVLALVGDDAIAKSSTVPSGSEIAMSELGMPVLAPCDPQDVLDLGLHGIAMSRFCGLWVGMKVATNVADGAGSALVSPDRVVPSLPDNTFDGTPYVHTPSAQFLGPNLAVLEKSMMGPRLELARRYAAANAINKVTGAQDATIGIVTSGIAHLDVLEALGNLGIDAGALERHGIRILKLGLAWPLVDAQIENFADGLTEIIVVEEKRAFIETNLKDVLYGRAGAPAVSGKLDPDRKPLLRADNDLGADTIAAALAARLSARLEIPSVSAWLEAKAAPAPVSTRRTMLPLLARTPYFCSGCPHNRSTVVPEGSTVGGGIGCHALALMLPSERVGDMIGLCQMGGEGAAWIGISPFVEDKHLFQNIGDGTFHHSGSLALRAVVASGVNVTYKLLYNSAVAMTGGQQAVGGMSVPNLTRMLLAEGVKKIIVTTEDPDRYKGVALADGVDVRHRDRLLETQEQLAAIPGVTVLIHDQECATELRRKRKRNIVAEPDKRAFINERVCEGCGDCGAKSNCLSVQPVETEFGRKTQIHQQSCNKDFSCLDGDCPSFLTITPGVSTGRGAKPAVAALSASSLPEPTFVVPQEEFAIRFTGIGGTGIVTVAQIVANAGVIAGRHVRTLDQLGLAQKGGAVVSDVKVGMAPLNAANKISAGDCDLYLGCDVLVGATDANLTVASPARTVAVVSTSEVPTGAMITDTTVGFPDGDQTLGRINAVSRASLNAFVDARMATRGLFSDDQYANMFLVGAAYQAGALPIPAASIEEAITLNGVAVDANVQAFRRGRQIISDPAAVYAAIDGLGVEAPAPAVEAPSNVGVAVGRVVRAVAGSELERLVALRAGELTAYQDKKYAKSYASFVEQVRAAEAPLGSTELTESVAKYLFKLMAYKDEYEVARLSLDPQLADDIKTQFGDAATYSYRLHPPMLRALGMENKIAIPQAAGKQMFRALYAMRKVRGTRLDPFGKAEVRQVERELIEEYRVVIAGLLPTLDVANVGIAVQIARLPDVVRGYEGIKLRNVASYRDQLAQQRSRYAEVRV, from the coding sequence ATGACCACCGTGCACCCGCGCATGAACCTGAAGGACCGTTACCGGGTCGAGGACGGTTCGATTTATCTGAGCGGCGTGCAGGCGCTCGTCCGGCTTCCGATGGACGTACGCCGGCTGGACGAGCGTGCGGGCCGTAACTCGGCTGCGTTTGTCTCCGGTTACGAAGGGTCGCCGCTGGCTGGCTACGACTTGGAGCTCGGCCGCAACCGGGATCTGCTGGAGAAGTACCAGATCGAGTTTCAGCCGGGCCTCAACGAGGAGCTCGCGGCCGACTCGGTGGAAGGTAGCCAGCTCGCGCCGCTGATGGACACGGCGACCAAGTCCGGTGTCGCGGGATTCTGGTACGGAAAGGCGCCCGGCCTCGACCGTGCGTCAGACGCGATCCGGCACTCCAACCTCGGCGGCACCCACCCCTCTGGCGGCGTACTGGCGCTCGTCGGTGACGACGCGATCGCGAAATCTTCCACGGTCCCGAGCGGATCGGAGATCGCGATGTCCGAGCTGGGTATGCCCGTGCTTGCGCCGTGTGACCCGCAAGATGTGCTCGACCTTGGGCTGCACGGCATCGCGATGTCCCGATTCTGTGGCCTGTGGGTGGGCATGAAGGTCGCGACCAACGTCGCCGACGGGGCCGGTTCGGCGCTTGTCTCGCCGGATCGCGTCGTACCGTCACTGCCGGACAACACCTTCGATGGCACGCCGTACGTGCACACGCCGAGCGCGCAGTTCCTCGGTCCCAATCTCGCCGTGCTCGAGAAGTCGATGATGGGGCCGCGCCTCGAGCTCGCCCGCCGGTACGCCGCCGCCAACGCGATCAACAAGGTCACCGGGGCGCAGGATGCGACGATCGGCATCGTCACCTCCGGGATCGCGCACCTCGACGTGCTCGAGGCGCTGGGCAACCTCGGCATCGACGCGGGGGCCCTCGAGCGGCACGGGATCCGGATCCTGAAACTCGGACTCGCGTGGCCGTTGGTCGACGCGCAGATCGAAAACTTCGCCGACGGCCTCACCGAGATCATCGTGGTGGAGGAGAAGCGCGCCTTCATCGAGACCAACCTCAAGGACGTACTCTACGGGCGCGCCGGTGCACCGGCCGTGTCCGGCAAGCTCGACCCAGACCGCAAGCCGCTGCTGCGCGCGGACAACGATCTCGGTGCGGACACCATTGCCGCGGCGCTGGCGGCGCGACTGTCTGCCCGGCTGGAGATCCCGTCGGTGAGTGCGTGGCTCGAGGCCAAGGCGGCACCGGCTCCTGTCTCGACCCGGCGCACGATGTTGCCGCTGCTGGCGCGGACGCCGTACTTCTGCTCGGGTTGCCCGCACAACCGGTCGACCGTTGTACCCGAGGGTTCGACCGTCGGTGGCGGGATCGGCTGCCACGCCCTGGCTTTGATGCTTCCCAGCGAACGGGTCGGGGACATGATCGGGCTGTGCCAGATGGGAGGCGAGGGCGCCGCGTGGATCGGGATCTCGCCGTTCGTGGAGGACAAGCACCTCTTCCAGAACATCGGCGACGGCACGTTCCACCACTCCGGAAGCCTTGCGCTGCGGGCGGTCGTGGCCTCCGGCGTCAACGTCACCTACAAGCTGCTCTACAACTCCGCGGTCGCGATGACCGGCGGGCAGCAGGCCGTCGGCGGCATGAGCGTGCCCAACCTGACACGCATGCTGCTCGCCGAAGGCGTCAAGAAAATCATCGTCACCACTGAGGATCCCGACCGCTACAAAGGAGTCGCCCTCGCCGACGGGGTCGACGTACGGCACCGCGACCGGCTGCTCGAGACGCAGGAGCAGCTGGCGGCTATCCCCGGTGTCACCGTGCTGATCCACGACCAGGAATGCGCGACCGAGCTGCGGCGTAAACGCAAGCGCAACATCGTCGCCGAACCGGACAAGCGGGCGTTTATCAACGAACGGGTCTGTGAGGGCTGCGGCGACTGCGGCGCCAAGTCCAACTGCCTGTCCGTGCAGCCGGTCGAGACCGAGTTCGGCCGCAAGACCCAGATCCATCAGCAGTCGTGCAACAAGGACTTCTCCTGTCTGGACGGTGACTGTCCGTCGTTCCTGACGATCACCCCTGGCGTGTCGACGGGGCGTGGCGCGAAACCGGCTGTTGCCGCGCTGTCGGCATCGTCGTTGCCCGAGCCTACTTTTGTTGTGCCGCAGGAAGAGTTCGCGATCAGGTTTACCGGCATCGGCGGCACCGGCATCGTGACCGTCGCGCAGATTGTCGCCAACGCGGGCGTCATCGCCGGTCGCCACGTGCGCACCCTCGACCAGCTCGGCCTGGCGCAGAAGGGCGGCGCCGTCGTATCGGACGTCAAGGTCGGCATGGCACCGCTAAACGCCGCCAACAAGATCAGTGCCGGCGACTGCGATCTTTACCTCGGCTGCGACGTACTGGTCGGTGCGACCGATGCAAACCTCACCGTCGCCTCGCCCGCGCGCACCGTCGCCGTGGTCAGTACGTCGGAGGTGCCGACCGGCGCGATGATCACCGACACGACCGTCGGCTTCCCGGACGGCGATCAGACGCTCGGACGTATCAACGCCGTCAGCCGCGCGTCGCTCAACGCATTTGTCGATGCCCGGATGGCGACCCGCGGACTATTCAGCGACGACCAGTACGCCAACATGTTTCTCGTCGGGGCGGCGTACCAGGCCGGCGCGCTGCCGATCCCGGCCGCCAGCATCGAGGAGGCGATCACACTCAACGGCGTCGCGGTGGATGCCAATGTCCAGGCGTTCCGGCGCGGCCGCCAGATCATCAGCGACCCCGCGGCGGTGTACGCCGCCATCGACGGCCTCGGCGTCGAAGCGCCCGCTCCGGCGGTCGAAGCGCCGAGCAACGTCGGGGTTGCCGTCGGCCGCGTGGTGCGCGCGGTCGCCGGGTCCGAGTTGGAACGGCTGGTCGCGCTGCGGGCGGGAGAGTTAACGGCGTACCAGGACAAGAAGTATGCGAAGTCCTACGCGTCGTTCGTCGAGCAGGTGCGGGCCGCCGAGGCGCCGCTCGGGTCGACCGAGTTGACCGAGTCGGTCGCGAAATACCTGTTCAAGCTGATGGCCTACAAGGACGAATACGAGGTCGCCCGGCTCAGTCTCGACCCGCAGCTCGCGGACGACATCAAGACGCAGTTCGGCGACGCGGCGACGTACTCCTACCGACTGCACCCGCCGATGCTGCGGGCACTCGGGATGGAAAACAAGATCGCCATCCCGCAGGCCGCGGGAAAGCAGATGTTCCGGGCACTGTATGCGATGCGCAAAGTCCGTGGCACCCGACTCGATCCCTTTGGCAAGGCCGAAGTAAGGCAAGTCGAACGCGAGCTGATCGAGGAGTACCGAGTCGTGATCGCCGGCCTGCTGCCGACGCTTGACGTGGCCAACGTGGGGATCGCCGTGCAGATCGCACGACTGCCCGACGTCGTACGCGGCTACGAGGGCATCAAGCTGCGCAACGTCGCGTCGTACCGTGACCAGCTGGCGCAGCAGCGATCGCGCTACGCCGAGGTGCGGGTATGA
- a CDS encoding pyridoxamine 5'-phosphate oxidase family protein, which yields MSSSADAAPSERTAVTRYPGRGHYDRATIDDALDAGLISHLAMAHDGLPRLIPMMFVRRGDAVYIHCAAGSPLGQRLQSGIEVCLGVTTIDGLVLARSVRMHSMNYRSVVLFGTPAYVDDEDVKREMFVALLEKQVPGRSAVVRAPSRKELAQAWVFALPINEASAKVRTGGAFDNPDDLPSELWGGELRIRTSYEPVPDEHTPPGTGLDLDSSQ from the coding sequence ATGAGCTCGTCTGCCGATGCCGCACCAAGCGAACGTACGGCGGTCACCCGTTATCCGGGTCGTGGGCACTACGACCGGGCAACGATCGACGACGCGCTCGACGCGGGCCTGATCAGCCACCTCGCGATGGCTCACGACGGGTTGCCACGGCTGATCCCGATGATGTTCGTACGCCGCGGTGACGCGGTGTATATCCACTGCGCGGCCGGTTCGCCGCTCGGCCAGCGATTGCAGTCGGGGATCGAGGTATGCCTCGGCGTCACCACCATCGACGGGCTCGTCCTCGCCCGATCGGTACGGATGCACTCGATGAACTACCGCTCCGTCGTACTGTTCGGCACTCCGGCGTACGTCGATGACGAGGACGTCAAGCGGGAGATGTTCGTGGCGCTGCTGGAGAAGCAGGTGCCGGGCCGGTCGGCCGTCGTACGGGCACCCTCGCGCAAGGAACTCGCGCAGGCCTGGGTGTTTGCGCTGCCGATCAACGAGGCCTCGGCCAAGGTGCGCACCGGCGGCGCGTTCGACAACCCGGACGACCTGCCGAGCGAGCTGTGGGGTGGTGAGCTACGGATTCGTACGTCGTACGAACCCGTCCCTGACGAACACACCCCACCCGGCACCGGCCTAGATCTCGACTCCAGTCAATAG
- a CDS encoding type IV toxin-antitoxin system AbiEi family antitoxin domain-containing protein, translated as MHERKAIPKSLMDLGRAQSGIVTTTQITQTGLSRHTVRRLVDDRIWTKLDRGLYLLHSGAPSWLSYVHAGLALAGPDSYTTTDTAAALHGLTTQRQLPIHVAISDRRGVQSRAWLQIHRPTQLPSRLVHSGPARPPIHDVVLDMCAASTPGDVAGWIYDAVGSSKTTPAILLATLGERGRIANRDLIYSTLLDVRDGINSHLEYDFLHRVERPHGLPPMTRQFVVPETGRRADGAYEEFRLLIELDGEQWHTGQQVFRDRERDNRHSAIGWRSMRFGRRDIHGNPCGVARDVATDIGSGGWAGKMKRCARCP; from the coding sequence ATGCATGAACGCAAGGCGATCCCGAAATCGCTCATGGACCTCGGCCGTGCCCAAAGTGGCATCGTCACGACCACCCAGATCACCCAAACGGGACTGAGTCGGCACACCGTGCGGCGTCTTGTCGATGACCGCATCTGGACGAAGCTGGACCGTGGCTTATATCTCCTGCACAGTGGCGCGCCATCTTGGCTCTCCTACGTGCACGCCGGCCTCGCACTCGCCGGGCCCGATTCCTACACGACGACCGATACGGCCGCTGCCCTGCACGGGCTGACCACCCAACGGCAGCTACCTATTCATGTCGCCATCTCGGACCGTCGCGGGGTGCAGAGTCGTGCGTGGCTGCAAATTCACCGACCGACCCAGTTGCCATCCAGGCTTGTGCACAGCGGGCCAGCGCGACCACCGATCCACGACGTCGTACTGGACATGTGCGCCGCGAGTACGCCGGGCGATGTCGCCGGCTGGATCTACGACGCGGTCGGCAGCTCTAAAACGACGCCAGCGATCCTGCTCGCGACGCTCGGCGAACGCGGACGCATCGCCAACCGCGACTTGATCTACTCAACCCTGCTTGACGTGCGCGACGGCATCAACAGCCACCTCGAATACGACTTCCTACACCGAGTCGAAAGACCGCATGGGCTGCCGCCGATGACGCGTCAGTTCGTCGTACCGGAAACCGGAAGACGCGCGGACGGCGCTTACGAGGAGTTCCGGCTACTGATCGAACTCGACGGCGAGCAGTGGCACACCGGACAACAAGTGTTCCGAGACCGCGAACGCGACAACCGACACTCCGCGATCGGCTGGCGATCGATGCGCTTCGGCCGCCGCGACATACACGGCAACCCGTGCGGAGTTGCGCGCGACGTGGCGACTGATATCGGCTCAGGCGGTTGGGCCGGAAAAATGAAGCGCTGTGCCCGCTGCCCTTAA
- a CDS encoding Crp/Fnr family transcriptional regulator, with protein sequence MDEVLQRAGLFQGVDEEASEALARSFEFLDLARGAVIFKEGEQGDSLYIVLAGKVKIGRKSADGRENLLAVMGPSDQFGELSLFDPGPRTSTASALTDVRVARLPKSALRPWLTDRPDLAERLLRVIARRLRRTNNIVADLIFTDVPGRVAKALLSLSKQFGQQEGDNLRVTHDLTQEELAQLVGASRETVNKALADFAQRSWLRLEGKSVIILDAERLARRAR encoded by the coding sequence GTGGACGAGGTACTTCAGCGCGCCGGACTATTCCAAGGCGTCGACGAGGAAGCATCGGAGGCGCTGGCGCGATCATTCGAATTCCTCGATCTCGCCCGTGGTGCCGTCATCTTTAAGGAAGGCGAGCAGGGCGACAGCCTTTATATCGTGCTCGCCGGCAAGGTCAAGATCGGACGCAAGTCCGCCGACGGCCGCGAAAACCTGCTCGCCGTGATGGGCCCGTCCGACCAGTTCGGCGAGTTGTCGCTGTTCGATCCGGGCCCCCGTACCTCGACCGCGTCGGCGCTGACCGACGTACGGGTCGCGCGGCTGCCCAAGTCCGCCCTGCGCCCCTGGCTCACCGACCGCCCCGACCTTGCCGAACGCCTGCTTCGCGTGATCGCGCGGCGGCTGCGGCGTACCAACAACATCGTCGCTGACCTGATCTTCACCGACGTACCCGGCCGTGTCGCCAAGGCGTTGCTGAGCCTGTCGAAGCAGTTCGGTCAGCAGGAAGGTGACAACCTGCGTGTCACCCACGACCTGACCCAGGAAGAGCTGGCCCAGCTGGTCGGCGCTTCCCGAGAGACCGTCAACAAGGCACTCGCGGACTTCGCGCAGCGCTCGTGGCTGCGCCTCGAGGGCAAGAGCGTCATCATCCTGGATGCCGAGCGTCTGGCCCGCCGCGCCCGCTAG
- the nth gene encoding endonuclease III: MAKLSGDGSATSKPVRKTRRNWDTETALGRKRRARAMARELGEVYPDAHCELDFTTPLELAVATILSAQCTDKRVNMVTPALFKAYPDAAAYAGANRAELEEMIRSTGFFRNKTSSLINLGQQLVEEYDGQVPPRLDALVRLPGIGRKTANVILGNAFDIPGLTVDTHFGRLVRRWGWTELEDPVKVEHAVGDLIDKKDWTIVSHRIIFHGRRVCHARKPACGACTLAAMCPSYGEGPTEPEVASRLVKTAADFR, encoded by the coding sequence ATGGCGAAGCTTAGTGGGGACGGCAGTGCGACGAGCAAACCGGTGAGGAAGACCAGGCGAAATTGGGACACCGAGACAGCCCTTGGACGCAAACGACGCGCGCGCGCAATGGCCCGTGAACTCGGGGAGGTCTATCCGGACGCGCACTGCGAGCTTGATTTCACGACGCCACTCGAGCTCGCGGTGGCCACCATCCTGTCGGCGCAATGCACCGACAAGCGGGTCAACATGGTCACCCCGGCGCTGTTCAAGGCCTATCCCGATGCGGCGGCGTACGCGGGCGCAAACCGTGCCGAACTCGAGGAGATGATCCGCTCGACGGGTTTCTTCCGCAACAAGACGAGCTCGCTGATCAACCTGGGCCAACAGCTGGTCGAGGAGTACGACGGCCAGGTGCCGCCGCGGCTGGATGCCCTGGTCAGGCTGCCGGGAATCGGCCGCAAGACCGCCAACGTCATCCTCGGCAACGCATTTGATATCCCGGGCCTCACGGTCGACACGCATTTCGGGCGGCTCGTACGCCGCTGGGGGTGGACCGAACTGGAAGACCCCGTCAAGGTCGAGCACGCGGTCGGCGATCTGATCGACAAGAAAGACTGGACGATCGTCAGCCACCGGATCATCTTTCATGGCCGCCGGGTCTGCCACGCCCGCAAGCCGGCCTGCGGCGCGTGCACATTGGCCGCGATGTGCCCGTCGTACGGCGAAGGCCCGACCGAGCCCGAAGTCGCATCACGCCTGGTCAAGACCGCCGCTGACTTCCGTTGA
- a CDS encoding redoxin family protein, with amino-acid sequence MRKLLIALGCALVAVTGCAPSTANSADEPTPSGTAAAPSEPATGDPSLCPAEFGAPDSSVAADKRLPDVTLVCLTADKKLKLNGAPGVPTVVNFWAAWCAPCRTEMPILEQFYTAAAGKVQVLGVVTSDTRSAATSFVADESVTFPNVLDTSGQVVKKTGLMGLPNSILIDAKGKIVATHVGPFKDAAELRETVKKDLGVDVQ; translated from the coding sequence ATGAGGAAGCTGCTCATCGCGCTGGGTTGCGCGCTCGTCGCCGTCACCGGATGCGCCCCGTCGACTGCAAATTCGGCCGACGAACCCACACCGAGCGGCACCGCGGCAGCGCCCAGTGAGCCGGCGACCGGCGATCCGAGCCTGTGCCCGGCCGAGTTCGGTGCGCCAGATAGTTCCGTCGCGGCGGACAAACGCCTTCCGGATGTCACGCTGGTGTGTCTCACCGCGGACAAGAAGCTGAAGCTGAACGGCGCCCCTGGCGTTCCTACCGTGGTCAACTTCTGGGCGGCGTGGTGCGCCCCGTGCCGCACCGAGATGCCGATCTTGGAGCAGTTCTACACGGCGGCTGCCGGCAAGGTGCAGGTGCTCGGCGTCGTCACCAGTGATACCCGCAGCGCGGCGACGTCGTTCGTGGCCGACGAAAGCGTCACCTTTCCCAACGTCCTTGACACCTCTGGGCAGGTCGTGAAGAAGACCGGGCTGATGGGGCTACCCAACTCGATTCTGATCGACGCGAAGGGCAAGATTGTTGCGACCCACGTCGGCCCGTTCAAAGATGCCGCCGAGCTGCGCGAGACCGTCAAGAAGGACCTGGGAGTGGATGTTCAGTGA
- a CDS encoding NUDIX hydrolase — MSAPSPLRKPEPERAPDFLAPLVDKLRTSTRDDLMRSGPPETGSREAAVLVLVGESAAGPDVLLTQRSSTMRNHRGQVSFPGGSTDPGDGGSIGTALREAEEEVGLDPTAVHPLSVMPDLYIPRSGFAVVPVLAWADGDYEVHVREPAEVARVERVPISALVDPAHRFTVTHPMGYRGPAFEVDGLFIWGFTAGVLDRLLDLGGFASAWDETTERLLPERYMR, encoded by the coding sequence GTGAGTGCACCCAGCCCGCTGCGTAAACCCGAACCCGAACGGGCGCCGGACTTCCTCGCACCGCTGGTCGACAAGCTCAGGACCAGCACCCGCGATGACCTGATGCGATCGGGGCCGCCGGAGACAGGCTCGCGTGAAGCGGCGGTGCTCGTCCTCGTGGGGGAGTCGGCCGCCGGGCCCGACGTACTGCTGACGCAGCGGTCGAGCACCATGCGTAACCATCGTGGACAGGTCAGCTTCCCGGGTGGTTCGACCGACCCGGGCGACGGCGGGTCGATCGGCACGGCACTGCGCGAGGCGGAGGAGGAGGTCGGGCTCGACCCGACCGCCGTCCATCCGCTTTCGGTGATGCCCGATCTCTACATCCCGCGCAGCGGGTTTGCCGTCGTACCGGTGCTGGCCTGGGCCGACGGCGACTACGAGGTGCACGTGCGTGAACCGGCCGAGGTCGCGCGCGTCGAACGCGTCCCGATCAGTGCGCTCGTCGACCCGGCGCACCGCTTCACCGTCACCCACCCGATGGGCTACCGGGGCCCCGCCTTTGAGGTCGATGGACTGTTTATCTGGGGTTTCACCGCCGGCGTACTAGACAGGCTCTTGGATCTGGGCGGATTTGCCTCGGCCTGGGACGAGACAACCGAGCGGCTTCTGCCGGAGAGGTACATGAGATGA
- a CDS encoding cupredoxin domain-containing protein, which translates to MTESPETLPIFERQMGRRGVLAVGLGAAVLGLAACTGAAQKSVDEENKKAQPQKDTVTLKPNASGVQEVEIDASDNYRFVPSTIKAQPGTIKLTLVNKATAATHNLVFKPGGPTAEIPYLAPKTSKSITFDVTPGDFPFVCTFHESLGQKGTLIVTA; encoded by the coding sequence ATGACCGAATCACCTGAGACTCTGCCAATCTTCGAACGGCAGATGGGTCGCCGAGGCGTGCTCGCCGTCGGGCTCGGGGCGGCGGTGTTGGGACTGGCAGCCTGCACAGGAGCCGCCCAAAAGTCGGTCGATGAGGAAAACAAGAAGGCGCAGCCGCAGAAGGACACCGTTACCCTCAAGCCCAACGCGTCCGGCGTACAGGAGGTCGAGATCGATGCGAGCGACAACTACCGATTCGTGCCGTCCACCATCAAGGCCCAGCCCGGCACGATCAAACTGACGTTGGTCAACAAGGCGACGGCGGCCACCCACAACCTCGTGTTCAAGCCGGGCGGGCCGACCGCAGAGATCCCCTACCTCGCGCCCAAGACGAGCAAGTCGATAACCTTCGATGTGACGCCCGGTGACTTCCCGTTTGTCTGCACGTTCCACGAGTCGCTTGGTCAAAAAGGCACTCTGATCGTTACCGCATGA